In one window of Pyramidobacter porci DNA:
- a CDS encoding branched-chain amino acid ABC transporter permease gives MNEKRFSGARLMSALIVFAFYAAVFIAEQTLPPTSMLFTVLKKGAVYALVAVSMNLLNGFTGIFSLGQAGFMLVGAYTYAILTIPVAARASVYQYFNGGMIQFTVPFVAALLLAGCVAAVFAWLIGLPVLRLKSDYLAIATLGFAEITRAIFQWNQLGPLTNGSNMLRLFPIFNDFNVKDASGAVTIYLSTMMPMLIAGLCIALLVLLINSTYGRALRAIKDNEIAAEAMGINLASHKQLAFCVSSFFTGIAGAMLAMYQTSVQAKSFTSAMTYEILLIVVIGGVGSVTGSCLSSFLFVACSEWWLRFLDEKQVINGFEVPLLRNGFRLVVFSIIIMIVVLFFRRGIMGTKELPDLFRRRRAKEATPRD, from the coding sequence ATGAATGAAAAGCGATTTTCCGGCGCCCGTCTGATGAGCGCCCTGATTGTTTTCGCCTTTTACGCCGCAGTGTTCATCGCCGAACAGACGCTGCCGCCGACGTCGATGCTGTTCACGGTGCTGAAAAAAGGCGCCGTCTACGCGCTCGTCGCCGTGTCCATGAACTTGCTGAACGGCTTCACGGGCATTTTCTCGCTCGGCCAGGCCGGCTTCATGCTCGTCGGCGCGTACACGTACGCGATCCTGACGATTCCCGTTGCGGCGCGGGCCAGCGTGTACCAGTACTTTAACGGCGGCATGATCCAGTTCACGGTGCCCTTCGTCGCGGCGCTGCTGCTGGCCGGCTGCGTGGCGGCCGTCTTCGCCTGGCTCATCGGTCTGCCCGTGCTGCGCCTCAAGAGCGATTACCTCGCCATCGCCACGCTCGGCTTCGCCGAAATCACGCGCGCCATTTTCCAGTGGAATCAGCTGGGGCCGCTGACGAACGGCTCGAACATGCTGCGCCTGTTCCCCATCTTCAACGACTTCAACGTCAAAGACGCTTCGGGCGCCGTCACTATCTACCTGTCCACGATGATGCCGATGCTGATCGCCGGCCTGTGCATCGCCCTGCTGGTGCTGCTGATCAACTCCACCTACGGGCGCGCGCTGCGGGCCATCAAGGACAACGAGATCGCCGCCGAGGCCATGGGCATCAACCTGGCCAGCCACAAACAGCTGGCGTTCTGCGTTTCCTCGTTCTTCACGGGCATCGCCGGCGCCATGCTGGCCATGTATCAGACGTCGGTGCAGGCCAAAAGCTTCACTTCGGCCATGACCTACGAGATTCTGCTGATCGTCGTCATCGGCGGCGTCGGCTCGGTGACGGGCTCGTGCCTGAGTTCGTTCCTGTTCGTGGCCTGCTCCGAGTGGTGGCTGCGCTTTCTCGACGAGAAACAGGTCATCAACGGGTTCGAGGTGCCGCTGCTGCGCAACGGCTTCCGCCTCGTCGTATTCTCGATCATCATCATGATCGTGGTGCTGTTCTTCCGCCGCGGCATCATGGGCACCAAAGAGCTGCCCGACCTGTTCAGGCGGCGCAGGGCAAAGGAGGCGACGCCCCGTGACTGA
- a CDS encoding ABC transporter ATP-binding protein, with protein MTDPKNVLHLDHLTMQFGGVVAVNDLTMDINEGEIVALIGPNGAGKTTAFNAVTGIYAPTNGEISFHGTPIVRNHPSGKMRKLYAGTNADLYKTHVLRPTPDQITKLGIARTFQNIRLFSGMTVFENVLTARHLRRTSSFITAGLHLNGKEEAMMRERSLELLDTVGLADVRDEMAASLPYGKQRLLEIIRALATDPTLLLLDEPAAGMNPQETTELGQFIRQIKKDFNLTVFIIEHHMDLVMNISDRIYVIEFGRQIAAGTPAQVQNDPAVIAAYLGGDAE; from the coding sequence GTGACTGATCCGAAAAACGTGCTGCACCTCGACCACCTCACCATGCAGTTCGGCGGCGTCGTCGCCGTCAACGACCTGACGATGGACATCAACGAGGGCGAGATCGTCGCCCTGATCGGCCCCAACGGCGCCGGCAAGACCACGGCCTTCAACGCCGTCACGGGCATCTACGCGCCCACGAACGGCGAGATTTCCTTCCACGGCACGCCGATCGTGCGCAATCATCCCTCCGGCAAGATGAGGAAACTCTACGCCGGCACCAACGCCGATCTTTACAAAACGCATGTGCTTCGCCCCACGCCCGACCAGATCACCAAGCTCGGCATCGCCCGCACGTTCCAGAACATCCGCCTGTTTTCGGGCATGACCGTGTTCGAGAACGTGCTCACGGCGCGTCACCTGCGCCGCACCAGCAGCTTCATCACGGCCGGGCTGCACCTCAACGGCAAAGAAGAAGCGATGATGCGCGAGCGCTCGCTGGAGCTGCTTGACACCGTCGGCCTGGCCGACGTGCGCGACGAGATGGCCGCCAGCCTGCCCTACGGCAAGCAGCGCCTGCTCGAGATCATCCGCGCTCTGGCCACCGATCCGACGCTGCTGCTGCTCGACGAACCGGCGGCCGGCATGAATCCCCAGGAAACGACGGAGCTTGGCCAGTTCATCAGGCAGATCAAGAAAGACTTCAACCTGACCGTCTTCATCATCGAACATCACATGGATCTGGTCATGAACATTTCCGACCGCATTTACGTGATCGAATTCGGCCGCCAGATCGCCGCAGGCACGCCCGCGCAGGTTCAGAACGATCCGGCCGTGATCGCAGCCTATCTTGGAGGTGACGCGGAATGA
- a CDS encoding branched-chain amino acid ABC transporter permease — translation MWKTVFPYMLSGISVGGQYALIAIGYTMVYGILRLINFAHGDVFMVAGILMVYMATALPLYVTIPLVLLLTSLIGFLIERTAYRPLRSAPRMSAMISAIGVSYTLQNLVLYATGGLNQFYPKIPFISDSVRISGATTTMVTVITPFLTLLLAGLLVMLINRTKLGMAMRAVSKDFETSLLMGIKIDRVISATFVIGSFLAAVGSVLYFTNYSTVIQTSGAMPGLKAFVAAVFGGIGSIPGAVIGAFLIGICENLIKGLDVILFRLGLIAKPLGLATFSDAFTFALLIVILVVKPTGLFGEEHTDKV, via the coding sequence ATGTGGAAAACAGTTTTTCCCTATATGCTCTCGGGAATCTCCGTGGGGGGGCAGTACGCGTTGATCGCCATCGGCTATACGATGGTCTACGGCATTCTGAGGCTGATCAACTTCGCCCACGGCGACGTATTCATGGTGGCCGGCATCCTCATGGTTTATATGGCGACCGCGCTGCCGCTGTACGTCACGATCCCGCTGGTATTGCTGCTGACGTCGCTGATCGGGTTTCTCATCGAGCGGACCGCTTACAGGCCGCTGCGCTCGGCGCCGCGCATGAGCGCGATGATCTCGGCGATCGGCGTCAGCTACACGCTGCAAAATCTGGTGCTGTACGCTACCGGCGGACTGAATCAGTTCTATCCGAAAATTCCCTTCATCTCGGATTCCGTCCGCATCAGCGGCGCCACGACGACGATGGTCACGGTGATCACGCCGTTTCTGACGTTGCTTCTGGCTGGGCTTCTCGTCATGCTGATCAACCGCACTAAGCTGGGCATGGCCATGCGCGCGGTGAGCAAAGATTTCGAGACGAGTCTGCTGATGGGCATCAAGATCGACCGGGTCATCTCGGCCACGTTCGTGATCGGCTCGTTTCTGGCGGCCGTCGGCTCGGTGCTGTACTTCACCAACTACTCGACGGTCATTCAGACTTCGGGCGCCATGCCGGGGCTGAAGGCGTTCGTCGCCGCGGTGTTCGGCGGCATCGGCTCCATTCCCGGCGCGGTGATCGGAGCGTTCCTGATCGGCATCTGCGAAAATCTCATCAAAGGGCTGGACGTCATCCTGTTCCGTCTCGGCCTGATCGCCAAGCCGCTGGGGCTGGCGACGTTCTCGGACGCTTTTACGTTCGCTCTGCTGATCGTCATTCTCGTCGTCAAACCGACGGGACTCTTCGGCGAAGAGCATACGGACAAGGTGTAG